From Arachis stenosperma cultivar V10309 chromosome 2, arast.V10309.gnm1.PFL2, whole genome shotgun sequence, one genomic window encodes:
- the LOC130962018 gene encoding cytochrome P450 83B1-like yields MVSPLILLLFLTLPLLLFFFFFQKQTTLNKKKNFPPGPRGLPIIGNLHQLDTTSLYLQLFELSKKYGPIFSLQLGLRKAIIISSPKLAKEALKIHDRKFAGRPILISQQKLSYNGLEIFFSQYNDYWREIRKTCVSHLLSAKRVSSFSSIREFEVKQLIKKISSHASSKTVTNLSELLMTLSSTLICRIAFGRRYEDEGVERSKFHSLFNDFQAMMITLFVSDYIPFLGWIDRLKGLHVRLDRIFKELDEFYQEVIDEHIDPNKDTSEEGDIVDVLLQLKKQRSFSFDLTYDHIKAILMDILVAATDTTAATAVWAMTALIKTPRVMKKVQKEVRNFGGQKDFLEEEDIQKCSYFKAVMKETLRLYLPGPLLMPKETNEKCIIDGYKIPAKTIVYINAWTIHRDSEAWENPEEFYPERFLGSSIDFKGQDFELIPFGAGRRICPGMHMALASLDLILANLLYSFDWELPEGVKNEDIDVETLPGLAQHKKNPLYLIAKTKKD; encoded by the exons ATGGTGTCACCACTTATCTTACTTCTGTTCCTAACTCTTCCTTTgctcttgtttttcttcttttttcaaaaacaaacaacacttaataagaaaaaaaacttTCCACCAGGTCCTAGAGGGCTTCCAATAATTGGAAATCTTCACCAATTAGATACTACTTCCCTTTATCTTCAACTATTTGAACTCTCAAAAAAATATGGTCCTATATTCTCTCTTCAATTAGGTCTAAGGAAAGCAATTATTATTTCATCACCTAAGTTAGCCAAAGAAGCATTGAAAATTCATGACCGTAAATTTGCGGGAAGACCAATCTTAATTAGTCAGCAAAAATTGTCCTACAATGGATTGGAGATATTCTTCTCCCAATATAATGATTATTGGAGAGAGATTAGAAAAACATGTGTTTCTCATCTCCTTAGTGCTAAGCGTGTCTCAAGCTTTTCCTCAATAAGAGAATTTGAGGTGAAGCAATTgatcaagaaaatatcaagCCATGCTTCATCAAAAACAGTGACAAATTTGAGTGAGTTATTGATGACTCTATCAAGCACTCTTATATGTAGGATTGCCTTTGGGAGAAGGTATGAAGATGAAGGAGTTGAAAGGAGTAAGTTCCATAGTTTGTTCAATGATTTCCAAGCCATGATGATTACTCTCTTTGTTTCGGATTATATACCTTTCTTGGGTTGGATTGATAGACTCAAAGGACTTCATGTCCGTCTTGATAGAATTTTCAAGGAGTTGGATGAGTTCTACCAAGAAGTTATTGATGAACACATAGATCCTAATAAAGACACTTCAGAGGAAGGGGATATTGTTGATGTCTTGCTTCAATTGAAGAAACAACGTTCGTTTTCCTTTGATCTCACTTATGATCACATCAAAGCAATATTAATG GACATACTTGTAGCAGCAACTGATACAACTGCAGCCACTGCAGTTTGGGCTATGACGGCACTAATAAAAACTCCAAGAGTAATGAAGAAAGTTCAAAAAGAAGTTAGAAACTTTGGAGGTCAAAAGGATTTcttagaagaagaagatattcAAAAGTGTAGCTATTTCAAAGCTGTAATGAAAGAAACATTAAGATTATACCTACCAGGACCATTACTTATGCCAAAAGAAACAAATGAAAAGTGCATTATAGATGGCTACAAAATTCCAGCTAAGACTATAGTTTACATAAATGCATGGACTATTCATAGAGACTCTGAAGCATGGGAAAATCCAGAAGAGTTTTATCCTGAAAGATTCTTGGGAAGTTCAATTGATTTTAAGGGTCAAGATTTTGAGCTAATTCCATTTGGTGCAGGTCGTAGAATTTGTCCAGGTATGCATATGGCACTTGCATCACTTGACCTTATCCTTGCTAATCTTCTTTATTCCTTTGATTGGGAACTT